A genome region from Bacillaceae bacterium IKA-2 includes the following:
- a CDS encoding cytochrome c peroxidase, whose amino-acid sequence MKKLYFCFLIAIASLIGCSSSGEKNVSLANSTTQISDDQMEVSSEFDEAVKTLMSNGTLVPLGGVPIPEDSPMTEEVLELGQILFFDPRLSGNNEVSCATCHDPELGYGDARATFETITGEDGARNSQTIINSGYYTSFFWDGRAASLEEQALGPIEDPHEMNQPLDELIDKLKEIEGYEDLFLAAFDDGITVDNIGKSLAAFQRLIVVNNTPFDRYLEGDKDALSIEETRGLELFVGKAFCSTCHNGENLSDNEFYNTGLLTEDKGRYNVTEVEGDIGRFRTPSLYGITHTGPYMHNGNFETLEEVIEFYNRGGDGHPNTSIFMDMFMSEINLSAEEKAELLAFLKVLGGEVPMFEKPSLP is encoded by the coding sequence ATGAAAAAACTTTACTTTTGCTTTTTAATTGCAATTGCAAGTCTTATAGGATGTTCATCGAGTGGGGAGAAGAATGTAAGTTTGGCTAATTCTACTACTCAAATTTCTGACGATCAAATGGAAGTCAGTTCGGAGTTCGATGAAGCTGTTAAAACGTTAATGAGTAATGGCACTCTAGTTCCTTTAGGGGGTGTGCCCATTCCGGAAGATAGTCCAATGACAGAAGAAGTGCTTGAACTAGGACAAATTTTATTTTTTGACCCGCGTTTATCAGGAAATAATGAAGTGAGCTGTGCCACTTGTCATGATCCTGAACTAGGGTATGGCGACGCGCGCGCGACATTTGAAACCATAACGGGTGAGGATGGGGCGAGAAACTCACAAACAATTATTAATTCAGGGTATTACACATCATTTTTCTGGGATGGTCGCGCGGCTTCACTGGAAGAGCAAGCGCTAGGACCGATCGAAGATCCTCATGAAATGAATCAACCATTAGATGAGCTTATTGATAAGTTAAAAGAGATCGAAGGCTATGAAGATCTATTTTTAGCAGCTTTTGATGATGGAATCACCGTTGATAATATTGGCAAATCACTAGCTGCCTTTCAACGATTAATCGTCGTTAATAACACCCCATTCGATCGTTACTTAGAAGGGGATAAGGACGCATTATCAATAGAAGAAACTCGTGGCCTAGAGCTATTTGTTGGCAAAGCGTTTTGCAGTACTTGTCACAATGGAGAAAATTTATCTGATAACGAGTTTTACAACACTGGACTATTAACCGAAGACAAAGGTCGCTATAATGTGACGGAGGTTGAGGGGGATATCGGAAGATTCCGAACGCCGAGTTTATATGGAATTACTCATACAGGACCTTACATGCATAATGGCAACTTTGAGACACTAGAAGAAGTGATTGAATTTTATAATCGTGGTGGGGATGGACATCCAAATACAAGTATCTTTATGGACATGTTTATGAGTGAGATCAACTTATCGGCTGAAGAAAAAGCTGAATTATTAGCATTTTTAAAAGTATTAGGTGGCGAAGTTCCGATGTTTGAGAAGCCAAGCCTTCCTTAG
- a CDS encoding patatin family protein, translated as MKNIGLVLQGGGMRGVYTSGVLDFFMEQELYFPYISAVSAGACNASAYLSRQHGLGKIMHINFLRDPRYISIRNLFKHRSLLGMDFIFDEIPKTIHPFDFKRFNDATEHLVVAATDCEKGECCYFDNKISDHIFMAIRASCSLPFISHIVDFDGLKLLDGGITAPIPINKSISDGHDKNVIILTNTNQNVRPLNLKWLAQKIYSQYGHLVKALIDHHEVYKTALLQIKQLEAINKVFVIRPTRDIPIRTIERNITKLELLYDQGYEDAKNSYTALLGWMSDE; from the coding sequence ATGAAAAACATTGGTTTAGTTTTACAAGGCGGGGGCATGCGTGGTGTTTATACTTCTGGTGTCTTAGATTTCTTTATGGAACAGGAACTTTATTTTCCTTATATATCGGCAGTTTCGGCGGGGGCATGTAATGCATCAGCCTATTTATCAAGACAGCATGGGCTAGGTAAGATTATGCACATCAATTTTCTTCGTGATCCCCGATACATAAGTATTAGGAACCTTTTCAAACATCGGAGCTTGTTAGGTATGGATTTTATCTTCGATGAAATTCCAAAAACGATACACCCATTTGATTTTAAGCGATTTAATGACGCAACTGAACATTTAGTGGTAGCAGCTACCGATTGCGAGAAAGGAGAATGCTGTTATTTTGATAACAAAATAAGTGATCATATTTTTATGGCCATTCGTGCTTCCTGCAGTCTCCCATTTATTTCCCATATCGTTGATTTCGATGGATTAAAGCTATTAGACGGAGGAATTACCGCACCGATCCCTATTAACAAATCGATTTCTGATGGACACGATAAAAATGTCATTATATTAACTAACACTAATCAAAACGTCAGGCCCTTAAATCTTAAATGGCTAGCTCAGAAAATATATAGTCAATATGGCCATTTAGTTAAAGCGTTAATTGATCACCATGAAGTATACAAAACTGCTCTTTTGCAGATTAAACAGCTTGAAGCAATAAATAAAGTGTTTGTCATCCGTCCAACAAGGGACATCCCCATTAGGACGATAGAAAGAAATATAACTAAGCTTGAACTGCTTTATGATCAAGGCTATGAGGATGCAAAAAACAGCTATACTGCTTTGCTTGGATGGATGAGTGATGAATAG
- a CDS encoding cyclase family protein yields MKIKKVVDLSMPITIDTPIYPGEPKPVIYPAATIESDGFNVSQLNIGSHTGTHVDAPYHFNKMGLKIDEVGITSFLGTGLVLNVTGKEPGAPITLDDIRPYLDQLTPGIIALFHTGWSNFAKEELYYTHPYVSIEVIEEMLARGIRTFLIDTLNIDPPDATSFAGHDAITKINGIIGENITNIEAIDFANPFIITLPLRLQGLDGSPVRAVAVEFE; encoded by the coding sequence ATGAAAATAAAAAAAGTAGTAGATTTATCAATGCCGATAACTATTGATACTCCAATTTACCCTGGGGAACCTAAACCAGTGATTTATCCAGCGGCTACGATTGAGTCCGATGGTTTTAATGTGAGTCAATTGAATATCGGTTCGCACACGGGCACACATGTTGATGCGCCCTATCATTTCAATAAAATGGGGTTAAAAATTGATGAAGTAGGAATAACTTCTTTCCTCGGAACAGGATTGGTTCTCAATGTTACAGGGAAAGAACCAGGTGCTCCCATTACACTAGATGATATTCGCCCTTATCTTGATCAATTAACCCCAGGTATAATTGCGCTGTTTCATACAGGCTGGTCTAACTTTGCTAAAGAAGAGTTGTATTATACTCACCCTTACGTGAGTATTGAGGTAATCGAAGAAATGCTTGCTCGTGGTATTCGAACTTTTTTAATTGACACCTTAAATATTGATCCACCTGATGCAACTAGTTTTGCTGGACATGACGCCATTACAAAAATAAATGGAATTATTGGTGAGAATATAACTAATATAGAAGCTATCGATTTCGCGAACCCATTTATCATCACTCTGCCTTTGAGATTACAAGGTTTAGATGGCTCTCCTGTAAGAGCTGTAGCAGTAGAGTTTGAATAA
- a CDS encoding ABC transporter ATP-binding protein: MVLLELKNVNKKFKSGNSEIEALKATNFKAEQGKLIAVIGPSGSGKSTFLTIAGGLQSPSGGEVMINGKNLTHLKEKKRAELRLEEIGFVLQASTLVPFLNVQQQIQLLDKVKKNNLSADKLQHLYESLGISNLLKSFPAELSGGERQRVAIAKAMYTDPSIILADEPTASLDSDRAFEVMEMLKNATTNNGKTTIVVTHDIRLIDYCDQVYNITDGQLRLQ; the protein is encoded by the coding sequence ATGGTATTACTTGAATTGAAAAATGTAAATAAAAAATTCAAATCAGGAAATTCAGAAATAGAAGCTTTAAAAGCAACTAATTTTAAAGCTGAACAAGGGAAGTTGATTGCAGTTATTGGACCTTCTGGATCTGGTAAAAGTACATTTTTAACAATTGCAGGTGGACTTCAATCACCGAGCGGTGGGGAAGTTATGATAAATGGTAAAAATTTAACTCACTTAAAAGAAAAGAAACGGGCAGAACTTCGCTTAGAAGAAATCGGTTTTGTTCTCCAAGCGTCTACTTTAGTTCCTTTTCTCAACGTTCAGCAACAAATTCAACTACTTGATAAAGTCAAAAAGAATAACCTTTCAGCTGATAAATTACAGCACTTATATGAATCGTTAGGAATAAGTAATTTATTAAAAAGCTTTCCAGCCGAGTTATCAGGTGGAGAACGTCAACGTGTTGCTATCGCAAAAGCAATGTACACTGATCCAAGTATTATTTTAGCAGATGAACCAACTGCCTCTCTTGATTCAGACCGTGCATTCGAGGTTATGGAAATGTTAAAGAATGCTACAACCAATAATGGAAAAACGACGATAGTCGTTACGCATGATATAAGGTTAATTGATTACTGTGATCAAGTGTATAATATTACGGATGGGCAGTTACGACTCCAGTAG
- a CDS encoding ABC transporter permease, translating into MFLAWNEIKNNKLRFILIIGVLTLVSYLVFFLSGLANGLENLNREAVDKWDGDAIILKAEADVSLPQSSMTLDDYDGNGANEYAVLGQIYLIATSGESKSNVSIFGIREDEFIMPEVTEGEPFINLGEVIADDSLKAVGFEIGDVLQLSSVDEILTIVGFTDNAKFNASPVLYGSLDTLQTIRFSAAAETGDLQINGFVIRTDSIENISVNEELQVIDTKTFIESMPGYSEQSLTLTLMIYFLFVISSVILAIFLYVLTIQKISIFGVMKVQGISSSYLANSVIAQTFLLSFAGVVIGFLLTIITGYFLPSAVPVSFDYLDMLIYGIVLVFVSILGALFSIQTIVKIDPLKAIGG; encoded by the coding sequence ATGTTTCTAGCTTGGAATGAAATAAAAAATAATAAGTTGCGGTTTATATTAATCATTGGTGTTTTAACACTAGTCTCGTATCTTGTCTTTTTCTTATCGGGACTAGCAAATGGACTTGAAAACCTAAATAGAGAAGCGGTTGATAAATGGGATGGCGATGCAATTATTTTAAAAGCAGAAGCCGATGTTAGTCTACCACAGTCAAGTATGACGCTAGATGACTATGATGGAAACGGCGCAAATGAGTATGCTGTTTTAGGTCAAATTTATTTAATTGCGACTTCGGGCGAAAGTAAATCAAATGTGTCTATTTTCGGCATTCGTGAAGATGAATTTATTATGCCTGAAGTGACCGAAGGCGAGCCGTTTATAAACCTAGGCGAAGTAATTGCTGATGATTCTTTAAAGGCTGTCGGTTTCGAAATTGGTGATGTGCTACAGCTGTCCTCCGTTGACGAAATCTTAACGATTGTAGGATTTACTGACAACGCCAAGTTTAATGCGTCGCCGGTTTTATATGGCAGTTTAGATACGCTGCAAACGATACGCTTTAGTGCAGCTGCTGAAACAGGCGATCTTCAAATAAATGGTTTTGTTATTCGTACAGATAGTATCGAAAATATATCAGTCAATGAGGAACTTCAAGTAATTGATACGAAGACTTTTATTGAAAGTATGCCAGGATATTCAGAACAAAGCTTGACGTTAACTTTAATGATTTATTTCTTATTTGTCATTTCTTCGGTAATATTAGCGATTTTTCTATATGTTCTGACGATCCAGAAGATTAGTATTTTTGGTGTCATGAAAGTACAAGGAATTTCTAGCTCTTATTTGGCAAATTCAGTTATTGCTCAAACCTTTCTCTTATCTTTTGCAGGGGTCGTCATAGGTTTTCTGCTAACCATTATTACAGGATATTTTCTTCCGTCTGCCGTACCAGTTTCATTTGATTATCTTGATATGCTGATTTATGGAATCGTCCTTGTATTCGTTTCAATACTAGGTGCACTTTTTTCTATTCAAACGATTGTAAAAATTGATCCTTTAAAAGCGATAGGAGGTTAA
- a CDS encoding glutathione peroxidase, whose product MNFNDFSAKNIRGEEVSMNEYKGKVVLVVNTASKCGLTPQFKGLEEVYQQYKDNGLEILGFPCNQFAKQESGNNEEIEQFCQINYGVTFTMFEKINVNGENAHPLYKYLKSQAKSILSKEIKWNFTKFLIDANGNVIKRYAPTTTPLKMKNDIEKLLKI is encoded by the coding sequence ATGAATTTTAATGATTTTTCAGCTAAAAATATCCGCGGCGAAGAAGTAAGTATGAACGAATATAAGGGAAAGGTCGTTTTGGTTGTTAATACAGCAAGTAAATGCGGGCTGACTCCACAGTTTAAAGGGTTAGAAGAAGTCTATCAACAATATAAAGACAATGGCTTAGAAATACTTGGTTTTCCTTGCAATCAATTTGCAAAACAAGAGTCGGGTAACAATGAAGAGATAGAACAGTTTTGTCAAATCAATTATGGAGTCACGTTTACGATGTTTGAAAAGATCAATGTCAATGGCGAAAATGCCCACCCTTTATATAAGTATTTAAAAAGTCAAGCAAAATCAATCCTCAGTAAGGAAATAAAATGGAACTTTACTAAGTTTTTAATAGATGCTAACGGAAATGTAATAAAAAGATATGCTCCTACAACAACTCCTTTGAAAATGAAAAATGATATCGAAAAATTGTTAAAGATATAA
- a CDS encoding MarR family transcriptional regulator has translation MDKYEIIKLENQICFPLYALSREIIKLYKPILDQFNLTYTQYVTMLVIWEAEKITFKDLGQELHLDSGTLTPVLKKLESMGLIIKYRTKEDDRVVIVELTEKGRLLKDDIVVVPEKLYCQFKGNPETLITLKKCLDELLKETN, from the coding sequence ATGGATAAATACGAAATAATAAAATTAGAAAATCAAATTTGTTTTCCGCTGTATGCCCTATCAAGGGAAATTATCAAGTTATATAAACCTATACTTGATCAATTTAATTTAACGTACACACAATATGTAACAATGCTAGTAATTTGGGAAGCAGAAAAAATTACCTTTAAGGATTTGGGTCAAGAGCTACACTTAGATTCAGGAACACTTACGCCAGTCTTAAAAAAATTAGAGTCAATGGGTCTGATTATTAAGTATCGAACGAAAGAAGATGATCGAGTCGTCATTGTGGAATTAACAGAAAAAGGAAGGCTTCTAAAAGATGATATAGTTGTAGTTCCTGAAAAACTATACTGCCAATTTAAAGGAAATCCAGAAACGCTGATAACGTTAAAAAAATGCTTAGATGAATTACTAAAGGAAACAAATTAA